In Archangium violaceum, the following are encoded in one genomic region:
- a CDS encoding DMT family transporter codes for MVSGIVWVQMVLASACFAVGGIFMKLSDGVSRPLPSAAFLLLFLLGAVLQSVALRRADLGVVYIAVLGLEAALTLVFSVLLFRESLSFARVLAVLLIVAGVLLLRRE; via the coding sequence ATGGTGTCGGGAATCGTATGGGTCCAGATGGTCCTCGCGTCCGCGTGCTTCGCGGTCGGAGGCATCTTCATGAAGCTCTCCGATGGGGTGTCACGCCCGCTGCCCAGCGCGGCGTTCCTCCTGCTGTTCCTGCTCGGGGCCGTCCTCCAGTCCGTCGCGCTGCGCCGGGCGGACCTGGGCGTCGTGTACATCGCGGTGCTCGGGCTGGAGGCGGCCCTGACGCTCGTCTTCAGCGTCCTGCTCTTCCGCGAGAGCCTCTCGTTCGCGCGCGTGCTGGCCGTGCTGCTCATCGTCGCCGGCG
- a CDS encoding right-handed parallel beta-helix repeat-containing protein produces the protein MPKFLPEPVSGSWKAPISVNTGGAYYVFDGLDIDCENRHNLAPDGEYKALAGFNLFDADRVVIKNSRVRKCGSGVSVSGSSNISIENNNLFDLVKWPLTGTSADGGRGDANAVVLERGSTRVLIQDNNSGGNTGDGVQCTGVEQPNNVGFPPVSHLTIRNNVFANELENGVDIKSCEDVTISGNDMSGYKHAQGNGGSCGGPAIVIHYFAKRVLVEDNNLHDSGAGVIVGSSLVVGTVDPPRVPRVENVVIRRNRIWGMNQLSANNLFGCGDGIKLQHFSGVEIVHNTFDKLERSGVRIDPNATTPSENVQIWNNIIQDARGLAPGCTDFSGASCSGTNTGGALDLSTGFVTGVSIHDNLYWHSNGAAATRFRHDASAGLSFSSWAPLASDTHSDNVAPLLLGNFRLGPNSPALNGALPDSSNLGQRCSGNPDLGAIESDCVPVPLWTHQRGGEDTDGFADVTVTSTGDIWVVGSTSSTSVFGGVAHGGSDAFIGHYSPSGTPSPIIRFGTDGFDYATAITRDANDNIIVVGSTTGNLFKTKPGGLYDYDAFIVKYDPTGTTILWRDQFGAAESDSLTGVVTDANGDIYAVGDTSGSIDGTNQGGTDRILVKYSAAGVQQWVEQSGTALNDTYSSLSLAGNVLAIRGRTSTAGVAHDVIVSHGPGKNSVNWTASEPAASNLSFGRPAVDGSGNIYVPVNYDGYSFNRLGVRKYSPTGALTWSTLWNGGDWGQAAALSLDSQGNIVVVGKNYYEGERFWKVSSNGVLEWSGGITNTLHSQAHAVATIPTGGFVVVGMTYTTGLFGTSGGWEDGWIAKLP, from the coding sequence ATGCCGAAGTTCCTACCGGAGCCAGTGAGTGGCTCCTGGAAGGCGCCCATCTCCGTCAACACGGGAGGGGCGTACTACGTCTTCGATGGTCTGGATATCGACTGCGAGAACAGGCACAACCTGGCGCCCGATGGGGAGTACAAGGCCCTGGCTGGCTTCAACCTGTTCGACGCCGACCGCGTCGTCATCAAGAACTCGCGGGTCCGCAAATGCGGCTCGGGAGTCTCGGTCAGCGGCTCGAGCAACATCTCCATCGAGAACAACAACCTCTTCGATCTCGTGAAGTGGCCGCTCACGGGCACCAGCGCCGATGGCGGACGAGGCGACGCCAACGCGGTCGTCCTCGAGCGGGGCTCCACCCGCGTGCTCATCCAGGACAACAACAGCGGCGGCAACACCGGAGATGGGGTCCAGTGCACGGGCGTCGAGCAGCCAAACAACGTGGGCTTCCCCCCCGTCTCGCACCTCACCATCCGCAACAACGTGTTCGCCAACGAGCTGGAGAACGGCGTGGACATCAAGTCCTGCGAGGACGTCACCATCTCCGGCAATGACATGTCTGGCTACAAGCACGCCCAGGGCAATGGTGGAAGCTGCGGTGGCCCCGCCATCGTCATCCACTACTTCGCCAAGCGCGTCCTGGTGGAGGACAACAACCTGCACGACAGCGGCGCCGGGGTGATCGTCGGCAGCTCGCTGGTCGTCGGGACCGTCGATCCTCCCAGGGTGCCTCGTGTGGAGAATGTCGTCATCCGGCGCAACCGCATCTGGGGAATGAATCAGCTCTCGGCCAATAACCTGTTCGGGTGCGGCGATGGCATCAAGCTCCAGCACTTCAGCGGGGTGGAGATCGTCCACAACACCTTCGACAAGCTGGAACGCTCGGGCGTACGGATCGACCCCAACGCCACGACTCCGTCGGAGAACGTGCAGATCTGGAACAACATCATCCAGGACGCGCGCGGTCTGGCTCCGGGATGCACGGACTTCTCCGGCGCGAGCTGCTCGGGTACCAACACGGGAGGCGCCCTGGACCTCTCCACGGGCTTCGTCACGGGAGTGTCCATCCACGACAACCTCTACTGGCACTCGAACGGAGCAGCCGCCACCCGGTTCCGCCATGACGCCAGTGCCGGGCTGAGCTTCTCGAGCTGGGCACCCCTGGCCTCGGATACCCACAGCGACAACGTGGCCCCCCTCCTCCTGGGGAATTTCAGGCTGGGCCCCAACTCCCCTGCGCTCAACGGCGCGCTCCCCGACAGTTCGAACCTCGGACAGCGCTGCTCCGGAAATCCCGATCTGGGGGCCATCGAGAGCGACTGCGTGCCCGTCCCCCTCTGGACCCACCAGCGGGGAGGGGAAGACACGGACGGCTTCGCCGATGTGACCGTGACCTCCACGGGAGACATCTGGGTCGTGGGTTCCACCTCCAGCACCAGCGTCTTTGGAGGGGTCGCACACGGAGGCAGCGACGCGTTCATCGGCCACTACTCCCCCTCTGGAACGCCCTCGCCCATCATCCGCTTCGGCACCGACGGCTTCGACTACGCCACCGCCATCACCCGGGATGCCAACGACAACATCATCGTCGTCGGCAGCACCACGGGAAACCTCTTCAAGACCAAGCCCGGCGGGCTCTACGACTATGACGCCTTCATCGTGAAGTACGACCCCACGGGGACGACCATCCTCTGGCGTGACCAGTTCGGCGCGGCGGAGAGCGACTCGCTCACGGGCGTGGTCACGGATGCCAATGGCGACATCTACGCGGTCGGAGACACGTCTGGCTCCATCGACGGGACGAACCAGGGCGGTACCGACAGAATCCTGGTCAAGTACTCCGCCGCTGGAGTCCAGCAGTGGGTGGAGCAGTCGGGCACGGCCCTGAACGACACCTACTCGTCGCTCAGCCTCGCGGGGAATGTGCTCGCCATCCGGGGCCGGACCTCGACCGCCGGAGTCGCGCATGACGTCATCGTCAGTCATGGGCCCGGCAAGAACTCGGTCAACTGGACCGCCTCCGAGCCGGCGGCGAGCAACCTGAGCTTCGGACGGCCGGCGGTGGATGGCTCTGGGAACATCTACGTTCCCGTGAACTACGATGGCTATTCCTTCAATCGGTTGGGCGTTCGCAAGTACTCGCCCACCGGAGCCCTCACATGGAGCACCCTCTGGAATGGGGGGGATTGGGGTCAGGCCGCCGCCCTGAGCCTCGACTCCCAGGGCAACATCGTGGTGGTCGGCAAGAACTACTACGAGGGAGAGCGGTTCTGGAAGGTCAGCTCCAATGGTGTCCTGGAATGGAGCGGAGGAATCACCAACACCCTTCACAGCCAGGCCCACGCCGTCGCGACGATTCCCACGGGTGGCTTCGTGGTCGTCGGGATGACCTACACGACGGGCCTGTTCGGCACTTCGGGTGGGTGGGAGGACGGCTGGATCGCGAAGCTCCCGTAG